The Eleutherodactylus coqui strain aEleCoq1 chromosome 6, aEleCoq1.hap1, whole genome shotgun sequence genome window below encodes:
- the LOC136571946 gene encoding olfactory receptor 2B6-like has translation MENYNQTIPDRFFLLGLSTVPHLQVLGFIVFVVIYIITLLGNSLLLITVRLSPTLHTPMYFFLCNLSFIDVCLSSTIVPVILINTVSIDKSISVGACVLQMFFALVLGATECMLLAVMAYDRFVAICRPLHYSSIMNMRFCIILALIPWIAGFVNSCIQVPITWRLPFCKSHHVNHFFCEVPAFLKLSCKDPWLNEIAMYVAAVIVIFFSFPLTLISYIYIINAILKIRSSQGRQAVFSTCTSHLTVVTLYYGTLTSIYFQPPSSHSLKTDNTVSVLYTAVTPMLNPIIYSIRNKDVKNCIIKIMKTK, from the coding sequence ATGGAGAACTACAACCAAACTATTCCAGATCGGTTTTTCCTTCTTGGATTATCTACTGTTCCTCACCTCCAAGTTTTAGGGTTCATAGTGTTTGTGGTGATATATATCATTACATTGTTAGGAAATAGTCTTCTTCTTATTACCGTGAGGTTAAGCCCAACCTTACACACCCCTATGTACTTCTTCCTGTGTAATCTCTCTTTCATTGACGTCTGTTTATCCTCCACCATAGTTCCCGTAATCCTCATAAATACTGTATCCATAGACAAGAGTATCTCAGTGGGTGCCTGTGTTCTCCAGATGTTCTTCGCATTAGTACTTGGTGCAACAGAGTGCATGTTACTTGCTGTTATGGCATATGATAGGTTTGTAGCCATTTGTAGACCATTGCACTACAGCAGTATTATGAATATGAGGTTTTGCATTATTTTAGCCCTAATCCCATGGATTGCTGGTTTTGTAAACTCTTGCATACAAGTGCCTATCACCTGGAGACTTCCATTCTGCAAGAGTCATCATGTCAACCATTTTTTTTGTGAAGTACCTGCTTTCCTAAAGCTGTCTTGCAAAGATCCTTGGCTTAATGAGATAGCAATGTATGTGGCAGCGGTGatcgttatttttttttcttttcctttgacTTTGATTTCCTATATTTATATTATTAACGCCATTTTGAAGATCCGTTCCTCACAAGGGAGACAAGCAGTATTTTCTACATGCACCTCACACCTCACTGTCGTCACCCTCTATTATGGGACCCTTACATCCATATATTTTCAGCCCCCATCTTCTCATTCTCTGAAGACAGACAATACAGTATCGGTTCTCTATACGGCGGTCACGCCAATGTTGAATCCCATCATCTACAGCATCAGAAATAAGGATGTTAAGAATTGTATAATAAAGATTATGAAAACCAAGTGA